The sequence tcatacttttattcatgtttttagcaaaattataagtaatttttctagttttagctttgatattttactcatttaaattttttctcttacatttaatctttatttagtacattcataagaaataataataattttttataaaaattacttaaaatccaagctaaaaagagaaatatattaagtttttgagattttttaaatagttttctttagacccaatgggtacccggaaccgacgggtacccgggtatttaaacgggtccggttctgggtccacaaatttaggaaccggacccgaaaccgttaggaaccggacccgacctttataagtagggtccgggtccgggtctagtgatacccgggaggacccggacccgttgacacccctagttcTAGATCAGTTATGGACGTCCATACCTAAAGGGATATGTCCTGAATCCTTATTTGAATACGAAACTTAATCAGATTTTAAACTATCTTTAATACATATTTATGAAGTTGCTTTCTAACATGCATTCAGAGCACAAATTCATTCCGAAGTTCAATACTAAATAGTAACAATTAAAACATTAGTGTTGTGTTGAaatcacataaataaataaaactaattatgtaACTCAGTGTTGTAAGTTGTGCAAATAATTAATGTATATTAGTCATTTGACGCTTTGCTCATAGATATTGATCAAGTCATCTATATAATAAAGTCGTGTAAGCAAACTTCGCTTGTTAATGTTTGAATGAATAAGACtataagaaataaataaaaatggagcAATCATCATTAGTTACCAACCTCGGTTTGAAGGATCGTTTTTGTTCAGTACGCCTTTAAGTATTCGATGAGTATTGTCTTAATATTTATAATTCctaagtctaacctaaacgaaataGACTTTCGTAAGCAATTCAAGCGGTGAGTTTTAAAACTGAACttcacaatcaaacttgacataccaacgccttTTTggattcaaccaagcaatgctctaacaaaggtaTTACAATTATAATGGAGAAATGGAATAGTCAAATCATATATTATAGTAATATGACATTAGGCATCCAAATGTAGGAGCAGAAGGGCCAACAACCACTGGTTGGTTGCTAGCTTGAGTATTAGACATGAGTTAATGTGAAGGTTAAGCTGGTGTCTTTGAAGATGAAGTTGCACTAAAACATTCATGGAAGTTTTAATAGCATGAAAAGGGTCTATGCACAATACTAATCAATATCTTGTGATGTTAACTTACTTTGATATTTATTTCACAATACTAAAAGAGTGAAGAATGTTATCCCGGTTGAGTACACGTGACATCCACCAGATGAAGAGGAAATCTTGTTGTGTTGTGATGGTGATGCAAGAGTTAATCCTGGTATTACAGGTGCAAGGAATGTTACTAGAGGTGTAGTGTGCTTGGTGCATAATCTATTTTCTTAGGCATCATCCCAAATACATACAAGGAGGAGATCGTTGTTATTGCTGGTTTGGAGTGGGAAACGAAATGGGGTTCGAGCAGAATCAAGGCAATTAGACTATGCTAGCATGATTTATGCTTTCAACATGTCGGATTATTTGGATGGTGAACCAAAGATGGCGTGCAACTTGTACTTCTTATGATACAATATGTTATGTACATGCAATTACAGAAAAAGCTTTACAATTAATGTTATCGCTAAGTGTAGTTGGTTGCTTCATGCTGGTGACTATGTTAGTTATGATGGAGGCCTGACTTTATTAATGTTGTTAAAGGAATACGTGTTTCTTATGTCAGATTCAATTAGTTTCTCAAGTTATTTTTGGATTGAAGTAGATTCTTTTTTATGTATATTTGTAAATAACTTTTTGCTATTGAAAAAAAATGGTCTTggaaagaaaacaaatactaTATGTGACTCAACACGAAACTAAAAAATTATGGTTTATACAATCAAACTTAAACTGAtggaattttatttttatatacattttttttatttttaagtctaaattggGAAACTTATTACACATTTATGACCCATTTATACTCTTTTCAGTGAAATTAATTTGTGGACAAGCAACTAAGGCATGTTTATCTAACAACCATTACTAGAAATAGATTCTACATGGTTATTAATACCGGATAATATTTACTCACAATTTTTTTAAAATTGATTACAAGATCTCTCTTGGATCACAAAACATAAACGCATGTCCGTTACATCCAGTATATATATAAGGGATCACACATTAACACAAGCCAAAACAAACTAACAAAGAGAGAGAATAAACAACAGAAGATATATAGAGAGATGGGATTTGAGAGTGGAATTACATTTATTGATTTCAGTAAAGACCCAAATGCTTTAGTTGAAAAAAGTGAAGGATGGAAGAACTTGTGTAAACAAGTGAAAGAAGCTTGTGAAAACCATGGATGTTTTCAGGTAGGTTATGAAAAAGTTCCAAGAAAACTACATGATGAAATGTTCAAGAGAATGAAAGATTTGTTTGATTTAGGTGATgagattaagaaaaataatattagtaGCAAATCTCATCATGGTTATATTGGAAAGGATTCTAATTATCCTTTGTTGGAAAGTTTGGGCATTGAGAATgcacttatttttgataaggctCGAGCATTTACAGATCTTAACGGAAACCCTTCTTTCTGGTAATGCATAAATTCTCGATTTCAGTCATGTTCAATGCTAACCGTACCCTAGACAAAATCTAATATCTAGTGTATTTTTTTCTCTCCATAATATCTTATTTTAAAATTATTCCTATTTAATATTTATATTTTTGTTGCAGTGGAACTTTGAATTCTATGAGTATAATGATGAAAGAACTTGAAGGAATCATTCGAAAAATGATTTTCGAGAGCTTCGGAATTAGAGAGTATTATGATTCCAACATCAAGAACACTGATTACATGTTTCATGTGATGAAATACAAATCTCCTTTCACTGATCAACCAACTATCGGTCTTCCTGCTCACACTGATAAAAATATCCTAACCATCTTATATGAAGACATCCAAGGGCTCGAGGTTATCTCGAAAAAAGGACAATGGATCCATGTAGTACCAAAACAAGGAAATTTTTTGGTTATCGTGGGGGAATATCCAATGGTATTTAATACTAGTAATTTCTTTCTATAATAATATAATGGCAAAATACATGTATCTAAGTACTTACTAAGAATTTAATGTGGTGCAGGCCTGGAGCAATGGAAGAATGCATGCACCAAAACATAGAGTTATGATGAAAGGAGAAAAGGATAGATACTCTTACTCACAATTTTAACACCGAATGAGCTAGTTCATGTTGAAACCCCCAAGGAGCTAGTAGACGAAGACCATCCTCTTCTATTTCGTCCTTTTAAGTTCTTGGattatctttgatattttgatGCGAATATGTACCTTGAAAATCCTCTAGCAAGCTATGTTGGTATTGGAATTTGATCTttataataagaaaaaataaatctaatAAGTAGATTTTTACTTATCTATGCTAAGTATACCAAATACCGGTGTTTTGTAATGCATATTAATGGACCATATTTCATTCTTTTTGGATGGATATGATATGTGGTCAATAATAATTAATATCATTATTTTCCATCTGAATGTCAAGGGTCTTTATCTATAATTTGTAATATTTTTTGATCGTTAATTTGCTTGGATGCTTAAAAATCAATACGTAGGTTGTACCATGTACCATACCTAACTAGGTGTTATATCCTTAGATAAGCACTGCAATATTCTTGGATGAGGGTCAACACAATGTGATTCTTAAAAAACTTGCACCATAAAGTTTAGCCTCATATCGTTGTTGTTGTAAGTGTGTATAAAAATAAtcgttttagttttttttgtccCTCCCAATACAATCCATGCTGCATTGAACTTTTTCCATGCTTGATACTCAAAAGAATAAGGTAAAATAAATCCAGTGGACACACaaggataaaaaaaatatatttcttaTCATTAAATTGAGGGAAGATTATAAATTCTCCTTATACTTGGGAAACACATAGAAAAAATATGTTTATGGGAATATTGATCTGTTATAGTTATACTTTTCCATTATCTTTGGGAAGCATACTCAAATTTGGATATTAGGAAAGCATATTTTAAATCTTTGGTTATTAAATTATAAAATCAATTAATTGATATGTTTGCCTTTGGAACGGAGGTGTCATAACTACTAAATAAATACTTGTGTGACAATAGACAAGTCTATTTTCCTTCTGAGTCTGAAAAGTTGTTGTTCCAATTTCTACCTTGTCCTGCTGCCTATAGGAATGAATTACAAGATGTAGTTTTGTAACACCAACTTCATTGTCGATGTACCATCGACATTAGAAATTACATATTTAGAGATGGTGTTATTGTGGCCAACCTAAATTTAGTAAAATtacaattgatcacttttattTCTCAAATTTCAAAACTTAGTGCTTACAATGAGTTACAAAATACAGTTTAAACTTTTGAATAATACTCGTCAAATTGAAAAATCTCTCCAAATTGATAGAATTCCATGATCCTAACTAAGTTTGCACGCGCTAAAATTTAACTCGTTAAATTAATAATCTCTGtacaaattgataaaaaaaattttggTTCCGCGGCTATTAATttaaagagtttctactgtataaCCGACTAACATTATCTACCGTAAGATCCAATCAATTCGTACAACTTACCCCATCGTCATGAGTACAAAAATGCttctaattttataataaaattttcCTTGTTTCCAACCAAAATAATCATCATATTTCTAAAATGTACATCTTTAGCgagcaaaaagaaaagaagagaaaaagaaggtTTCATCATCTCGTCAAATTAAACTTGATCAATTTTAGACCAACTCAGTCGGATCCATAATAGCCTTATATGTTTTGACATTTGTGCCTGGaagttttttaaagaaaaatggtGCAACTGCAACGTATTACTGTTTTATTTAAAAATCGGATGTTAATAAGTTCATACAAATTTTGTAAGTTATACTACATGTCTGGCTTTATAAATTTGAAATCTAAGTAGCTCATTCCTTTGTGAATTCAACTTTAGAGTTTGGAGTCTATGACATCGTTGACGTACCACTAATTTGTTTAAATTTATTTTTCCATTGAATTTCTCTATGATATTGGTTTGATTGAATAGTTTATATTCGTGATAGGGAAAGCACTAAAACTTACCTAAAACATACCATGTCAAACTTTGTTCCAGAAAAAATACCATGTGACGGAGTTGAATACTTCGCATAAACCTCCGTCATAAGGCGAATAAAAGATGTTAAAGGATTTAAAAGCTACTTTTTTGGTATAACATCATGTTACAAAATACTGTTATATTCCGTTGCATGCTCACGGTTTAGTTATCTGGCATAAAAATGTTCACCATCTGAGACAAAATCGTTCATTTAATCTGCCAGATAAAGTGTTTGCAGTTTCTTTTAAAGTTCATCTTTGTGCTTAACTATGTAAACCGTTTGGATGATGCTTCAGCTTCCTCGCTCCCTTTCTTATTGTTGTGAAGTTGATGGGAAAACCCCCATCTTTTTTCCTGCGTGATCAGTTGTATTAGTCCTATACAATTTACAGAGAAAGACAGAATAAACAATATAACATAtgacattatttatttatttatttcagcAGAGAGATTGGAGGTTTTTAGGAATTTTGTGTACAATTGGCTTGTGACTTTGCTTGGTCAGCTCCATTAGATATAAGTGTGACATAGATTGTTTTTATCCTTGTTATATGTATGAAACTTATAAAGACATGtgtttgcacccagaaatatttcggagcactaaacacgatgattttggtgttgttgatgaaaacaAGGTTGATAACATGAAATAACATATAGATGAGAGACAcgagtttaacg is a genomic window of Papaver somniferum cultivar HN1 unplaced genomic scaffold, ASM357369v1 unplaced-scaffold_148, whole genome shotgun sequence containing:
- the LOC113335438 gene encoding 2-oxoglutarate-dependent dioxygenase AOP2-like: MGFESGITFIDFSKDPNALVEKSEGWKNLCKQVKEACENHGCFQVGYEKVPRKLHDEMFKRMKDLFDLGDEIKKNNISSKSHHGYIGKDSNYPLLESLGIENALIFDKARAFTDLNGNPSFCGTLNSMSIMMKELEGIIRKMIFESFGIREYYDSNIKNTDYMFHVMKYKSPFTDQPTIGLPAHTDKNILTILYEDIQGLEVISKKGQWIHVVPKQGNFLVIVGEYPMAWSNGRMHAPKHRVMMKGEKDRYSYSQF